One Scomber japonicus isolate fScoJap1 chromosome 1, fScoJap1.pri, whole genome shotgun sequence DNA window includes the following coding sequences:
- the LOC128364150 gene encoding zinc finger protein 408-like: MAGVAPPVPPALTSCLSALIPHGFAVGPSLSSDGRLGLWWVGRSLEVGRLLGREGDAAGLALKRHADPPTRCREDEPTVTEQSNSTEEEKALMELAANKEALLRRTSWISFACRARSRSQQNVAVQCACGEVCAGECVDVCLRVCRDVQPGTELLLFGDAAAKNQTTDKPDTQENSTEPQRGNSRLAAKPRRVHSLSSRAKQPPVEPEPAPHPIRHTDAKRGNPTDGAESPAEKVVSIETLHPDTETVGAGVGVGVVGAEGELTWHPEVRERRYRCSSCGKKFFQIGHLKKHEFSHREEKPFSCRECGKSYTSAESFRAHELSHRGERPFSCPHCEKTYGLKRDLKEHMVLHTGEKPYVCEHCGKGFARRPSLRIHRLLHCSRLIYTQSPKLQCTICPKLLANSGSLRNHMKLHTGERPHICQHCGKCFSQKGNLESHLRIHNGEKPYPCSECDQHFSQKQELRRHMLSHTGGGFLCSYCGKSLRDPHTLKSHERLHTGERPHRCFICGKGYTVATKLRRHIKSSHLMEKPHSCHCGASYTLRQSLLRHQAQHRTGEDAQKEAEAEGGDGSEETKEAVQELAALSSRHPKPVRGRPKKTSLSQSVGEKEAGEMKRRRRRGKGEEKEAATGGGGGGGRGGDGEAAGDIQHTVVYVRTDSLPASNSGPLLLTSGGSLPAGAGQELVEVVISEGAEQCIVVHGQQAVGELLILQEEGNGLCSVAQTVEINTV; the protein is encoded by the exons ATGGCCGGTGTCGCTCCTCCCGTCCCGCCGGCTCTCACCTCGTGTCTCTCCGCGTTGATCCCCCATGGTTTCGCCGTCGGCCCCTCTCTGTCCTCCGATGGGAGGTTGGGACTGTGGTGGGTCGGCCGGTCGCTGGAGGTGGGACGGCTgctggggagggagggggacgCGGCGGGATTGGCCTTGAAACGGCACGCTGACCCCCCGACTCGCTGCAGAGAGGATGAACCTACAGTAACAGAGCAGAGCAAcagcacagaggaggaaaag GCTCTGATGGAGTTAGCAGCAAATAAAGAAGCTCTACTGCGGAGAACGAGCTGGATCAG CTTTGCCTGCCGGGCGCGAAGCCGATCTCAGCAGAACGTGGCGGTGCAGTGTGCGTGTGGAGAGGTGTGTGCGGGcgagtgtgtggatgtgtgtctgcgtgtgtgtcgGGACGTCCAGCCGGGAACCGAGCTGCTGTTGTTCGGAGACGCTGCGGCGAAAAATCAGACAACAGACAAACCTGACACACAGGAGAACTCTACCGAACCACAACGAG GAAA CTCCCGCCTGGCTGCTAAACCACGACGGGTTCACAGTCTGAGCAGCCGAGCAAAGCAGCCCCCCGTCGAACCCGAACCCGCCCCCCACCCGATCAGACACACGGACGCAAAGAGAGGAAACCCCACCGATGGTGCTGAGTCACCTGCAGAAAAGGTGGTTTCCATAGAGACGCTACACCCTGATACTGAGACTGTCggggcgggggtgggggtgggggtggtgggggcgGAGGGGGAGTTGACGTGGCACCCGGAGGTCAGAGAGCGGCGGTACAGATGTTCCAGCTGTGGGAAGAAGTTCTTCCAGATCGGACATTTAAAGAAACACGAGTTCAGtcacagagaagagaaaccgtTCAGCTGCAGAGAGTGTGGGAAGAGTTACACGTCTGCTGAGAGCTTCAGAGCACACGAG CTGAGTCACCGCGGCGAGCGTCCGTTCTCGTGTCCTCACTGTGAGAAGACGTACGGCCTGAAGCGAGACCTCAAGGAGCACATGGTCCTTCACACCGGAGAGAAACCGTACGTCTGCGAGCACTGCGGGAAAGGATTCGCTCGCCGGCCGTCCCTCCGAATCCACCGTCTCCTTCACTGCAGCagactcatttacacacagtcTCCAAAG ctgCAGTGCACAATCTGCCCCAAGCTGCTGGCTAACTCCGGCTCTCTGAGGAACCACATGAAGCTGCACACGGGGGAGAGACCTCACATCTGTCAACACTGTGGGAAGTGCTTCAGTCAGAAAG GAAACCTCGAGAGCCATCTGAGAATCCACAACGGAGAGAAACCGTACCCCTGCTCCGAATGCGACCAGCACTTCTCCCAGAAACAAGAGCTCCGCCGGCACATGCTCTCCCACACGGGGGGCGGCTTCCTCTGTAGCTACTGCGGGAAATCTTTAAGGGATCCGCACACCCTGAAGTCTCACGAGAGGCTGCACACCGGAGAGAGACCCCATCGCTGCTTCATCTGTGGGAAAG gtTACACTGTGGCCACGAAGCTGAGGAGACACATAAAGTCTTCTCACTTGATGGAGAAACCACACAGCTGCCACTGCGGCGCCTCCTACACTCTGAGACAAAGTCTGCTGAGGCACCAGGCGCAACACAGGACGGGGGAAGACGCTCAGAAAGAGGCGGAGGCGGAGGGAGGAGACGGCAGCGAGGAGACGAAAGAAGCCGTGCAAGAGTTAGCGGCTTTGAGCTCCCGTCACCCGAAACCAGTCAGAGGCCGACCCAAGAAAACCTCGCTCTCCCAAAGTGTGGGAGAGAAGGAGGCGGGTGAAATGAAACGGAGAAGAAGACGAGGAAaaggggaggaaaaggaggcggctacaggaggaggaggaggaggaggaagaggaggagacggcGAGGCTGCAGGTGACATACAGCACACCGTCGTCTACGTCCGCACAGACAGTCTACCTGCGTCTAACTCCGGCCCTCTGCTCCTCACCTCGGGGGGCTCGCTGCCTGCGGGTGCCGggcaggagctggtggaggtggtgatATCGGAGGGAGCGGAGCAGTGCATTGTGGTCCACGGGCAGCAGGCTGTAGGAGAGCTGCTGATCTTACAGGAGGAAGGGAACGGACTCTGCTCTGTGGCTCAGACTGTGGAGATAAACACTGTGTAG